In Spirosoma aureum, a single genomic region encodes these proteins:
- a CDS encoding AraC family transcriptional regulator, translating to MELKETTNDFHQRLTRDHSEPGQFAIYKTEDIHGTTPLPHTRRDFYKISLVIRAEGVLSYADKSFYIKDNVIAFFNPMIPYSWEPLSTNDKGYSCLFTEDFITHHLKADSLSKSPLFKVSGNHVLVPDQKSMQFLAGVFEQMITEMQSSYINKYDLLRSYVQIIMHEALKIEPLEKEKLPGSSSVRISTLFLDLLERQFPITSPQHTVRLKNASEFAGQLAIHTNHLNRALKETTGKTTTEHLAEKLIKEAKALLLHTNWDIAEIGYCLGFEHASNFNIFFKRQTGQTPNHFRRDVIAIS from the coding sequence ATGGAGCTAAAAGAAACCACCAACGATTTTCATCAGCGTCTGACCAGAGATCATTCTGAGCCAGGGCAGTTTGCCATTTACAAAACGGAAGACATTCACGGCACAACTCCATTGCCGCATACCCGAAGGGACTTTTATAAAATATCGTTAGTGATTAGGGCAGAAGGAGTTCTGTCTTATGCCGATAAGAGCTTTTATATTAAAGATAATGTCATTGCTTTTTTTAATCCGATGATACCTTACTCGTGGGAGCCTTTGTCGACCAATGATAAAGGGTATTCCTGTTTATTTACGGAAGACTTTATTACGCATCACCTGAAGGCCGATAGCCTGTCAAAATCGCCTTTGTTTAAAGTCAGTGGTAATCACGTTCTGGTTCCTGATCAAAAATCCATGCAGTTTCTGGCTGGGGTTTTTGAGCAAATGATTACGGAGATGCAGTCTTCCTATATAAATAAGTATGATTTATTACGCAGTTATGTGCAAATCATCATGCATGAAGCGCTTAAAATTGAACCGCTTGAAAAAGAAAAGCTGCCCGGTAGTTCTTCAGTCCGAATTAGCACCCTGTTTTTAGACTTGCTGGAAAGGCAGTTTCCTATTACTTCACCGCAGCATACGGTCCGGCTTAAAAATGCCAGCGAATTTGCTGGTCAACTGGCCATTCATACCAATCACCTGAACCGCGCCTTAAAGGAAACCACGGGTAAAACAACGACGGAACATCTGGCCGAAAAGTTAATCAAAGAAGCGAAAGCCTTATTGCTGCATACCAACTGGGACATCGCCGAGATAGGCTATTGTCTGGGTTTTGAACATGCGTCTAATTTCAATATATTCTTCAAAAGGCAGACAGGGCAAACCCCCAATCATTTCCGCCGGGACGTTATTGCCATTTCATAA
- a CDS encoding YbjN domain-containing protein, with the protein MEPIKNPAPARPSDVQEAAYNEQYNRVTTMIQHYVESIGLTKESTYNPKNSNWLWKNGSATIEVFIQTIHFPNGSRRDYLRIFSPLLEIPANNLLSFYRHLLELNDLRLGVKLCIAPKTQTVYATYERDIRGMDYQELTTCIVDLELWADELDDQLKEQFPNWSN; encoded by the coding sequence ATGGAACCAATTAAAAACCCGGCTCCGGCCAGACCTTCTGATGTACAGGAAGCTGCTTACAATGAACAGTACAATCGGGTTACGACCATGATTCAACACTATGTCGAGTCTATTGGATTGACCAAAGAGAGCACCTATAATCCCAAAAACAGCAACTGGCTCTGGAAAAATGGCTCAGCCACGATTGAAGTATTCATTCAAACCATCCATTTTCCGAATGGAAGCCGACGTGATTATCTGCGAATTTTCTCTCCTCTGCTCGAAATTCCGGCCAATAACCTGCTTAGTTTCTATCGGCACCTGCTCGAACTGAACGACCTACGTCTGGGTGTGAAGTTGTGCATTGCTCCCAAGACACAAACCGTGTATGCAACCTATGAGCGCGATATTCGGGGTATGGACTATCAGGAACTAACAACCTGCATTGTTGACCTGGAATTGTGGGCCGACGAGTTGGATGATCAGCTGAAGGAACAGTTCCCAAACTGGTCGAACTAG
- a CDS encoding TetR/AcrR family transcriptional regulator, whose translation MRPKNLEKEEAIRTIALQIIAEEGLENLSMQKLAKAANVSPRTIYIKYDSKEDFLVKLFIDEVLGAYEKAVLETFRSDMDFPEGIKTIWLNTFRYLTGNKHHFALIQHGKASPLLNKAYQKANIKQGHFFAPIHHFLERHIATGVIRNFPFDVHRALLFSPLLDLASEYFDYRERPHQIITEELVLACCDVLIKGMLN comes from the coding sequence ATGAGACCTAAAAATTTAGAAAAGGAAGAAGCGATTCGAACCATAGCGCTTCAAATAATCGCCGAAGAAGGTCTGGAAAATCTGAGTATGCAGAAACTGGCAAAAGCTGCCAATGTATCGCCACGCACGATCTATATAAAATACGATAGCAAAGAGGATTTTCTGGTAAAGCTATTCATTGATGAGGTGTTAGGAGCTTATGAAAAAGCAGTACTGGAAACGTTTCGCTCCGACATGGACTTTCCGGAAGGTATAAAAACGATCTGGCTGAACACGTTCCGGTATTTGACAGGGAACAAACACCATTTTGCCCTGATCCAGCATGGCAAAGCATCTCCTTTGTTGAATAAAGCCTACCAGAAAGCAAACATCAAACAAGGGCACTTTTTCGCACCTATACATCACTTCCTCGAGCGTCATATTGCAACCGGTGTCATCCGAAACTTTCCTTTTGATGTGCACCGAGCGCTGTTGTTTTCGCCCCTTCTCGACTTAGCAAGTGAGTATTTTGATTACCGGGAAAGACCGCACCAAATCATTACCGAAGAACTGGTTTTAGCCTGTTGCGATGTGCTGATAAAAGGAATGTTGAACTGA
- a CDS encoding DKNYY domain-containing protein, whose translation MNFLLKKVFAPFASIAFTLIGLLVVSCGESSRRGYRIEKGEVVIYRGWPATRSIVDTADAESFMIINDEYGKDKNHAFYIGKIIPDADPATFEYLAGAYSRDKNNGYSRDKRISNDGAHFSFVPNPDETPVHISAEGIPYARDRYRVYKDTFILEGADPATFVFVPMFNGSYLTNDRRRVYFHDRPIEGVDGATFRKVSDFNFSDKHTAWGLVLGKDLYWSPIEAVDLATFSGVGKYYAKDKERVYFSNYAVKGADPGTFEETTYLQAKDKYRTYSSGYGATNQN comes from the coding sequence ATGAATTTTCTACTCAAAAAAGTGTTCGCTCCTTTTGCATCAATTGCTTTTACGCTTATCGGCTTGCTGGTCGTTAGTTGTGGTGAAAGCTCACGCAGAGGCTATCGAATAGAGAAAGGCGAGGTGGTGATATATAGGGGTTGGCCTGCTACCCGGTCGATTGTCGACACAGCTGATGCTGAGTCGTTTATGATAATCAACGACGAGTATGGTAAAGATAAAAACCATGCGTTCTACATCGGGAAAATCATTCCCGATGCTGACCCAGCTACGTTTGAGTATCTGGCAGGTGCCTATTCCAGAGACAAAAACAATGGTTACTCCCGGGATAAGCGAATCAGCAACGACGGTGCACATTTCTCCTTTGTTCCTAATCCCGATGAGACGCCTGTTCATATATCGGCCGAAGGGATTCCATATGCCCGCGACCGGTATCGGGTTTATAAAGACACATTTATACTTGAAGGGGCCGACCCCGCTACGTTTGTCTTTGTTCCGATGTTTAATGGCAGCTACCTGACAAATGACCGCCGACGGGTTTATTTTCATGATCGGCCGATAGAGGGCGTAGATGGCGCAACATTCCGAAAAGTCTCGGACTTCAATTTTAGTGATAAACACACGGCCTGGGGTCTGGTGCTGGGTAAAGATCTTTACTGGAGTCCAATTGAAGCAGTTGATCTCGCTACCTTTTCCGGCGTTGGAAAATACTATGCCAAAGACAAAGAACGGGTCTACTTCAGTAATTATGCCGTTAAGGGAGCCGATCCGGGCACATTTGAAGAAACAACTTATCTTCAGGCCAAGGATAAGTACAGAACGTATTCGTCGGGCTACGGCGCTACAAATCAAAATTAA
- a CDS encoding leucine-rich repeat domain-containing protein translates to MAIRSLLLSFALTCFLGYTFTVGLTDPNSFLKKIPAWLSIPMLLVCFLLYLLATWWAFKGFGDHKITALLSLGLCAFGLGLYATAFFMEAGHGRAAPGQYDYDFSRLDPAEKAAVEQLAKEAGMGLQNAVFTEHWHIAQSVNPPSRFEICVQKGHVTALNLSDHRISDLALFSKLPALGDLYLKNCQLFDMSGLQSEKIGRLDVSDNQIADLKTLRGCPNVQWLFAKNNRLKSTDGLEQFREIVSTDFTGNPMH, encoded by the coding sequence ATGGCCATTCGCAGTTTATTGCTCTCGTTTGCTCTTACATGCTTTTTGGGCTATACGTTTACCGTGGGACTGACGGATCCCAATTCGTTCCTGAAAAAAATACCTGCATGGTTAAGCATACCGATGCTGTTAGTCTGCTTCCTCCTATACCTGTTGGCAACCTGGTGGGCATTCAAAGGCTTCGGTGATCATAAAATTACGGCCTTGTTGTCGCTGGGACTTTGTGCATTTGGCTTAGGCCTGTATGCCACCGCTTTCTTTATGGAAGCCGGACATGGCAGAGCCGCGCCGGGACAGTATGATTATGATTTTTCGAGGCTTGATCCTGCCGAGAAAGCTGCTGTCGAGCAACTCGCGAAAGAGGCAGGTATGGGCTTGCAGAACGCTGTTTTTACCGAGCACTGGCACATCGCTCAATCGGTTAATCCTCCCAGTCGTTTTGAGATTTGTGTGCAGAAAGGACACGTAACCGCTCTTAACCTGTCGGATCATCGGATCTCTGACCTGGCTCTTTTTTCAAAGCTTCCTGCACTAGGCGACTTATACCTTAAAAACTGTCAATTGTTCGATATGAGTGGCCTGCAATCAGAGAAGATAGGCCGACTTGATGTGTCTGACAATCAGATTGCTGATTTGAAAACGTTACGCGGTTGCCCTAATGTTCAATGGTTATTTGCGAAGAATAACCGACTCAAATCAACCGATGGGCTTGAGCAATTCAGAGAAATTGTCAGTACCGATTTTACGGGAAATCCAATGCACTGA
- a CDS encoding FAD-dependent oxidoreductase: MNILNNKKIAIVGGGPGGLTLARLLQMSGVDVQVYERDMHKDARPKGATLDLHEESGLAALHEAGLMEAFNANYRPGADKLRIVDKNATILFDDDANGKEETARPEIDRGPLQTILLDSLQPTTVVWNSHFVSLSPQNDSWKLDFKNGTSVIADVVIAADGANSKIRPYITPIKPFYSGVTGIEGTVYQSETASPTIHELLNGGKIFAMSDEKSLIVSSKGDGSLVFYTGCKTDEYWSQESGIDFSDKAQVLAWFKVTYSGWDSVWEELFDNATAPFVPRPFYCMPLDQTWKALPNLTMLGDAAHLMPPYAGEGVNMAMLDALELSKCLTSDDFPDIQSAIASYEKQMRTRASATAFATLESTAALHSPEAISFLMEIVA; this comes from the coding sequence ATGAACATACTTAACAATAAGAAAATAGCTATCGTGGGCGGAGGCCCAGGCGGATTAACACTCGCAAGGCTGTTGCAAATGAGCGGTGTAGACGTACAAGTGTATGAACGGGATATGCATAAAGATGCCAGGCCAAAAGGAGCCACCCTGGATTTGCATGAGGAGTCCGGGCTGGCGGCTTTGCACGAAGCCGGACTGATGGAAGCGTTTAACGCCAATTATCGACCGGGGGCCGACAAACTGCGCATCGTCGATAAAAACGCAACTATTTTATTTGACGATGATGCAAACGGTAAGGAAGAAACAGCCCGGCCCGAAATTGATCGCGGTCCCTTGCAGACAATTTTACTCGATTCCCTACAACCCACCACTGTTGTCTGGAATAGCCATTTTGTGTCGCTTTCACCGCAAAATGATTCCTGGAAACTGGACTTTAAAAACGGCACCTCTGTGATTGCTGATGTAGTGATTGCAGCAGACGGGGCAAACTCAAAGATTCGTCCATACATCACCCCCATCAAGCCTTTCTATTCTGGGGTTACGGGCATAGAAGGCACTGTATATCAATCTGAAACAGCAAGCCCAACAATACATGAACTGTTGAATGGGGGAAAAATATTTGCGATGAGTGACGAGAAGAGTTTGATCGTAAGCTCAAAGGGTGATGGCAGTCTGGTGTTTTATACGGGCTGTAAAACCGATGAATACTGGAGTCAGGAAAGTGGAATCGATTTCTCCGACAAAGCGCAGGTACTTGCCTGGTTCAAAGTCACCTATTCGGGCTGGGATAGTGTTTGGGAGGAGTTGTTTGACAATGCGACTGCTCCTTTTGTGCCTCGTCCGTTTTATTGCATGCCTTTAGATCAGACCTGGAAAGCGTTACCAAACCTGACAATGCTGGGTGATGCCGCCCACCTTATGCCCCCCTATGCCGGTGAAGGCGTGAATATGGCCATGCTCGACGCACTGGAACTCAGTAAATGCCTAACCAGCGACGATTTCCCCGACATACAATCAGCCATTGCCAGCTATGAAAAACAGATGCGCACGAGAGCCTCGGCAACGGCATTCGCTACACTGGAATCAACGGCTGCGTTGCATTCGCCAGAAGCCATCTCCTTTCTCATGGAGATCGTCGCTTAA
- a CDS encoding TPM domain-containing protein → MSQKFIQFVFLFLLLACGGITPGIAQTYTPETVPNPKQSRSAQYVSNPDHILSDAAVSQIDLVLGKLEDSTTAQVAVVCLNSIGESVPKDFATALFRKWGLGYRKKNNGLLVLLVKDQHRIEMETGYGLEGVLPDAICSRIQTRKMIPLAKTGDFDGAMIAGVNEIARLISEPEAAKEVYDKSKSTYRAGQPLENSAIFVLFLLLIPALLVLRLLTFFFKKTNPIANQIDVTISKSKWRFPRAFLLYVVMPVCIGFVVIKLRAPLSLHGWQILLVMYAYAGAVVWERRHRRKNAFQKLSGTITEPARYVRYKAAGLNGWGSVLLFPIPFGWLKRADDRALDAIRNHNRQSAEGYALTKVDSTRKGDFLTDYQRTEQRLGSVDYDVWRNEPHNITQVIGYENLNDKVYQNCNKCGSRAMSLTGSRIVKAATTEREGRGSNDYQCQACGHHREEQYTIAVIRQSTPTTSHSSTTYSSSGSSSSWSGSSGSSSSSSSSSSSWGGGSSGGGGSGSSW, encoded by the coding sequence ATGAGCCAGAAATTTATCCAGTTCGTCTTCCTTTTTCTGCTGCTTGCGTGTGGAGGCATTACACCAGGAATTGCACAAACCTATACGCCAGAAACCGTACCCAATCCGAAGCAAAGCAGAAGTGCACAGTATGTCAGCAATCCGGATCATATTCTGTCAGATGCGGCCGTAAGTCAGATTGATCTGGTGCTGGGAAAGCTGGAAGACTCCACAACGGCACAGGTAGCGGTTGTGTGCCTCAACTCCATTGGGGAGAGTGTACCCAAAGACTTTGCCACGGCTTTGTTCAGGAAATGGGGTTTGGGCTATCGGAAGAAAAATAATGGCCTGTTGGTTTTGCTGGTGAAAGACCAGCACAGGATCGAGATGGAAACCGGCTATGGTTTGGAAGGTGTTCTGCCCGATGCCATTTGTAGCCGGATTCAGACCCGGAAAATGATTCCGCTGGCTAAAACCGGTGATTTCGACGGAGCCATGATTGCCGGGGTTAACGAGATTGCCCGCCTGATTAGTGAACCCGAAGCCGCAAAGGAGGTTTATGACAAGTCAAAATCTACGTACCGAGCAGGACAGCCATTAGAGAATTCGGCCATTTTCGTCCTATTCCTGTTATTAATTCCTGCTTTGCTTGTTCTTCGGCTACTGACATTCTTCTTCAAAAAAACGAATCCCATTGCTAACCAAATTGACGTGACAATTTCGAAATCGAAATGGCGATTTCCCAGAGCCTTTCTGCTATATGTTGTTATGCCGGTATGCATAGGATTCGTAGTGATAAAGCTTCGCGCACCTTTATCACTGCATGGCTGGCAAATTCTCCTGGTCATGTATGCCTATGCAGGAGCGGTCGTGTGGGAACGTCGGCACCGTCGAAAAAATGCCTTCCAGAAACTCTCTGGCACCATAACCGAGCCAGCACGTTATGTGCGATACAAAGCTGCGGGACTCAACGGCTGGGGTTCTGTTCTGTTGTTCCCTATTCCGTTCGGATGGCTTAAACGAGCGGATGACCGGGCACTGGATGCGATTCGGAATCATAACCGTCAATCGGCGGAAGGCTACGCGCTTACTAAAGTGGACAGTACCCGGAAAGGGGATTTTCTGACTGATTACCAGCGAACTGAACAGCGGCTGGGTAGTGTTGACTATGACGTTTGGCGCAATGAACCCCACAACATCACGCAGGTTATTGGTTACGAAAACCTGAACGATAAGGTCTATCAGAACTGCAATAAATGCGGATCAAGAGCCATGTCCTTAACAGGCAGCCGCATCGTGAAAGCAGCCACTACTGAACGCGAAGGAAGAGGCAGCAACGATTATCAGTGCCAGGCTTGTGGCCACCATCGCGAAGAACAGTACACCATTGCGGTCATTCGGCAAAGTACACCCACAACGTCACATTCATCCACTACGTATTCTTCGTCGGGTAGCAGCAGTTCATGGAGCGGGTCGTCGGGCAGTTCATCCAGTAGTAGCTCGTCCAGCAGCAGTTGGGGGGGCGGCAGCTCAGGGGGCGGTGGTTCGGGTAGTTCGTGGTAA